The genome window GCGCACCTTCACCATCACCCAGTCCAGGTAGCGCCGGCCGGGCGTGGCCGCCGCGTGGCCGTTGCGGTCGCGCGCCAGCTCCTCGAGCAGCGAAACCAGGCGGTTGGGGCCGTCGGCGGCGCGGCTCTCCAGCTGGGTGCGGCCGCGCTCCAGCGCCTGGTTGAAGCGCTCCACGTCGAACGGCTTCAGCAGGTAGTCCAGCGCGTGCACCTCGAAGGCGCGCAGGGCGTAGCGGTCGTGCGCGGTCACGAAGATCACCGCCGGAAGCTCGCCGCCCAGGTGCTCCAGCACCTCGAAGCCGTCCATCTCCGGCATCTGCACGTCCAGGAACACCAGGTCGGGGCGGGTCTCGCGGATGGCCTCGACCGCCTGGGCGCCGCTTTCGCACACGGCCACCACGTCCACCTGGTCGTCGTGCTCGCGCAGCAGGCGCAGCACCCGGCGCCGGGCCAGGGGCTCGTCGTCGGCCACCACCACGCGCATCGGCTCGCTCATGCGGCAACCTCCACGGGAAGCGCCGCGGCGGGGTCGGTCTCCGCGCGGCGGAAGGGGATCTCGACGGCGGCGATGGTGCCGCCGATGGGGCAGTGCGTGAGCTCCAGCCGGCCGCGCGCGCCGTACATCTGCTCCAGCCGCGCGCGGGTGTTGCGCACGCCCACGCCCTGGCGCTGGCGCGGCCGGGTCTCGGGCTGGGGCCCGCGCCCGTTGTCGTGCACCTCCATGCGCAGCCGGCCGTCCTCGCGCACGGTCTTCACCAGGATGCGCCCCTGCCCGCCCAGCGAGGCGGTGCCGTGGCGGATGGCGTTCTCCACCAGCGGCTGCAGCACCAGGTTGGGAACCAGGGCGTCGCGGGTGTCGGGGTCCACGTTCACCATCACCTCCAGCCGGTCGTGGAAGCGGGTCCGCTGGATCTCCAGGTACGCCTCCAGGAACTCCATCTCCTGCGCCAGCGGCACCTCGTGCGTCTGCGCGTTGTCCACCGTCAGGCGCAGCAGGTCGCCCAGCCGCGCGATCATCCGCTCGGCGGCGTGGGGGTCCTCGTGCACCAGCTCGGAGATGGTGTGCAGGGTGTTGAACAGGAAGTGCGGCTGGATCTGCATCTTCAGCGCTTCCAGCCGCGCCTCGGCCAGGCGCTCGTCCATGCGCACGCCGTGCACCTCGCGGTCGCGGTAGCGCCGGTAGTAGTCGAAGGCGTAGGCCGCGCCCACGATCACCAGGTACCACTGCATGTCGTAGTAGAACGCGGTGCGGAAGTACATGAAGAACGAGCCGGGGTCGCCGGGCCACAGCGCGTTGCCCAGCGCGCGGTTGAACACCACCGAGAACACGCCGATGGCCAGCGCGGCGCTCACGTGCACCGCCAGCGCCAGCGGCCAGCCGCGGCGCGTGAAGCGGAACCGCAGGCCCAGCCAGAAGATGGGAAAGCAGAAGAGGCCCCAGTAGTACGCGTCGGCCAGGTTGCCGACGAACGAGAGCAGGCTGGGGTCCTTCGGGACGCCGAACAGCGACCGGTTGATGAACGGCCGCGCGCCGAAGAACAGGCCCACGGCGGTCCAGAACAGGAAGAGCCAGCGCGCGCGCGGAAAGCGGCGGGCCACGCGGGGCGCGGGGGAGGGTTCGGGCATCGGGATGGCCGGTTCGCGGAGCGATGCTGCGGCCGATGTCGCGCGGAGTGCGCGGGACCGGGGCGGGGCGGGGGGAGAGGGGACGCGCCCACTCTCTCCAACGCCTGAGGACGGATTTATTTGACCGGGAGTTTCGCGTCGCACGCCTTCCGCGATGCGATCTCCGTCTACTTCGGATGGATCGAGAAACGCCTGTATTCGCGCGTCCATTCGCGGTGTTCTGCTAAAATCTTACCCGGGCGTCCTCGGAGAAGATCCATTCAGTTTCGATGAAGATTTCGAAGCGGCTGCCATTCCTTTGGATGCATCTCGGGGAGAGAAGGTTGGCAGTCGCGTCGAGAGAGGATTTCGGTCGTTTCGACGATCAGGGAGATCTCACGCGGAGACGCGGAGACGCGGGGAGCTCTGTGGCGCGATGAGTTCTCTGCGTCTCCGCGTCTCCGCGTGAGAAATTGCGATGCCGGAGCCGCGGGAAGGACTACGCCTCGCCGTCGGCGGAGCGGGGGAGGGTGAGCGTGAAGGTGGAGCCGCTGCCGACGGTGCTGGCCGCCGCCAGGTCGCCGCCCATCGCCCGGGCCAGGTCGCGGGAGATGGCGAGGCCCAGCCCCGTCCCCTCGTGGCGGCTGGTCAGGTTGCGCCCGAGCTGCACGAACGGCTCGAAGATGCTCTCCAGCCGGTCCGGCGGGATTCCCATCCCCGTGTCGGTGACGCGCACGTGCACGGCGTCGGCCGCGGCGTGCGCCTCGAGCGTCACCGAGCCGCCCTGCGAGGTGAACTTCACCGCGTTGGACAGGACGTTCAGCAGCACCTGGCGCAGCTTCTCGGCGTCGGCGCGGACGCGGAGCCGCGGGTCGGCGCCCAGGTACCGGTAGACCAGGCCGCGCTCGCGCAGCTGCGGGGCGACGAGGGATTCCACCTCGGCCAGCGCCGCGTCGACGCCCACGTCGGCCAGGTGCAGCTCCACGCGGCCGGCCTCGATGCGCGCGAAGTTCAGCACGTCGTTGATCAGCCCCAGCAGGTGGCGCTGGCTGCGCTGGATGCGGCCCAGGTCCTCGGCCTGCTCCGGCGTCACCGGCCCGCGGATCCCCATCGCCATCAGCTCGGCGTACCCGGCGATGGCGTTCAGCGGGGTGCGCAGCTCGTGGCTCATCACCGCCAGGAACTCGGTCTTGGCGCGGTTGGCACCCTCGGCGTCGGCGCGGGCGTGGCGCTCGGCCTCGTACGCCCGCGCCCGCTCGAACGCCTGCGAGGCCAGCTCGGCCAGGGTGAGCAGGAAGGTGCGCTGGTCGGCCCCCAGCTCCCGCGCGCGCCGGAAGCCGAAGGAGAGCCCGCCCAGCACGCGGTCGCCCCCCGAGACGGGGACGGCGGCGTAGGCCTCGTACCGCTCGCGCTCCGCCAGCCCCACCGCCTCGGGATAGCGCCCGCGCACCTCGTCCGGGGTGGAGATGAGGACGGGGCGCCGCGTGAGGACGGCGTCGGAGAGCGGGCGGCCGGGAACCACGGGGAAGCGCGCCCAGCGGGCGGCGGCGGCGGGGCCGAAGCCGCGCATGGCCAGCGTCTCCAGCTCCGTTCCGTCGGCGCTGAGGGTGGCGAACTTGGCGGTGTCGGCGCCCAGCTCGGCGGCGCCGTGGTCGACCACCACGCGCGCCACGTCGGCCGGGGTGGCGGCCTCGGAAAGGTCGGCGGCCAGGCGCTGCAGGCGGAGCGCGCGGGCGGCGGCGGCCTCGGCGGCGGCGCGGGCGGCGCGCTCGGCCTCGTACAACCGCGAGCGCTCCAGCGCCTGCCCCGCCTGCCCCGCCAGGGTGCGCAGGAAGGCGCGCTCCTCGCCGCTGAAGCGGTGCGGGCCGCGGAAGCTGAAGCTCAGGCCCGCCAGCGGGATGTCGCCGCGGTAGATGGGGATGGCGGCGTAGGCCTCGAACCCCGTGGCGCGCAGGGCCTCGGCCACGCCGGGGAAGCGCGCGGCGACCTCGTCCACCGTCTCCAGCAGCACCGGGGTGCCGGTGAGCACGGCGTCGGAGACGGGGCGCCCCGGCTGCACGGGAAAGTGCTCGTACGCGTGGGCTACGGACTCGGGGTAGCCGGTGCTGGCCAGCATGCGGAATCCGGCCGTTCCCGGCTCCAGCAATGCGAGCGATCCCCCGGCGGCGCCCAGCGCCTCGGCGCCGTTCACCACGATGACCTCGGCCACCTCGCGCGGGGTGGCGGCCTCGCTGAGCGCGGCCGTCACGCCCTGCAGCCGGCGCGCGGCCGCGGCGCTGCGCTCGGCGGCGGCGCGCGCGTCGTGCTCGGCCGCGAAGAGTCGGGCGCGCTCCAGCGCCTGCGCCGCCTGCCGCGCGATCGCGGTCACGAACGCCTCGTCCTCGGCCGTGAACTCGCGCGCGTCGCGGAAGTTGAAGCCAAGGGCGCCCAGCGCGCGCCCCTCCACCTCCAGCGGCGCCACGGCGTAGGCGTGCAGCCCGGAGCGCTGCATCAGCTCCGCGGCGATGGGGTAGTGCAGGCGCCACTCGTCCAGCGAGCGGAGGAAGACCACTTCGCGGCGGCGCACGGCCTCGCAGGCGGCCAGCGGGGCGTTCAGGGGAAAGCGCAGCCAGCCGTTGCGGTCGGCCGTGTCCATGGTGAACCCCTCGATCGCCACCAGCTCCAGCGCGTCGCCCGCCGGGGTGAGCATCGACAGCCCGCCGGCCGTGGCGCCGAGCGCGGCGATCCCCTGCTCCAGCACGGCGCGCGCGGCCCCGGCGGGGGTGGAGGCCTGCGCCAGCGCGGCGGTGATGGACTGGAGGCGCCGGGTGCGCTCGGCGGCGGTCTCGGCGGCGGCGCGGGCGGCCTGCTCGGCGCCGTACAGCCGCGCGTTGTCCAGCGCCGCGCCGGCGCGGCGGGCCAGCGACCCGGCCATCGCCAGGTCCGCCTCGTCGTAGCGGCGCCCGCTCTCGGTGTGGCAGAGAGTGATGGCGCCCAGCGTCCGCCCGCGGGCGACCAGGGGGACGATGATGAGCGAGGAGAAGCCGACCTCGCGCAGCAGCGCCAGGTGCTCCGGGTCCCGCGCGGCGGCCACCAGCATGTTGTCGGTGATGGCGGGATGGAACGCGGGCTCGCCGGTGCGGAGAACGCGCGGGAGGCCGGCGTCCGCGCTCCAGTGGGGGGGATTGCGCTCGGCGAGCCGCCGCGCCCACTCCACCTTCGCGGGGTCCTGGTGCGCGACGACCACGCGGCGGACCACCGGGGGCCACGCGGCCGAGTCGGGGTCGCCCACCAGGTCCACCGCGCACCAGTCGGCCAGCCCGGGCACGGCGGCGCGGGCGACCGCCTCCAGCGTTTCCTCGGCGTCCAGCGTGGCGGCCAGGAGGCGGCTGGTCTCGGCCAGGAAGGAGGCGCGGCGCTCGGCGGCCTCGGAGGCGGCGCGGGCGCGCTGCCCGGCCTCGTGCAGCCGCACGCGGTCCAGCGCCTGCGCGCACTGCTGCGCCACCGTGGCGAAGAAGGCCAGCTCGGCGTCGCCGGGCGCCTGGCCGATTTCGAAGCTGAGCGCCAGCGTGCCCACCACGCGCTGGTCCACGGCCAGCGGGAGCGCCAGCCGGGCCGCGGTGCGCTCCATCGCCGGATAGCCCGTCGACGCCTCGTCCACCAGTACCGGCCCGCGGGTGCGCGCCGCCCGGGCCATGGGAACGCCGGAGTCCAGCGGGACGCGCGCGAAGGGCCGCGTCATCCCCTCGGGGTACCCCGCCGTGGCGATGAGCTCCAGCGCCGCGCCGTCTTCCGTCACCACCGCCACGCCGCCGGCGTAGGCGCCGAACACCTCCAGCCCGCGCTCCAGCACCACGCGTCCCACGTCGGCCGCCGTCATCGCGCCGGAGAGGGCGGCGGTGAGCGCCTGCAGCCGGGCCACGCGGCCGGCGGCCTCCTCGGCGGCGTGGCGGGCGTGCTGCTCGGCCTGGTAGAGGCGCGCGTTCTCCAGCGCCAGCGCGGCGCGGTGGGCCACCTCGCGCAGCGCGCGGTACTCGGCCTCGGTGTGGCGGCGGCCGGTTTGCGTCGCCATGGACACCAGCATCACCCCCACCGTCTCGCCGCGCGCGGCCAGGGGGGCGATGACGGACGACGCGGGACGCACCGTGGCGGCCAGCCGCAGGCCGGGGTCCACGGCGGCCACGCTGGCGACGTGCTCGGGCGTCACGTGCACCCACGCGGGCTCGCCGGTGGCCAGCGCGGCGCCGATGTGCGTGCCGTCGCCGGGGAGCGGATGGAAGGTCGCCATCATCTCGTCCAGCCGCGCTTCCATCCCGGTGTCGGCGTGGCGCCAGGCCGCGGCGCGGAAAACGCCGTCCTCGCCCTTCAGCATCACCACGCAGAAGTCGCCGAAGCGGGGGACGAGGAGATCCACGGTCCGCCGCAGCGTGGCGTCCAGGTCCAGCGAGGCGGAGAGCACCTGCCCGGCCTCGGCCAGCAGGCGCTCCGTCTCCAGCACCTCGTGCTCCAGCGTGACGTCCTCCACGATCCCGGCGCTGCGCACCACGCGCCCGTCGCCGCCGAACACCGGGAAGAGGCGGTCGCGGACGCGGCGCACGGTGCCGTCGGGGCGGACGATGCGGTAGTGCAGGTCCAGCGTTCCCGTGCGGGCGCGCGGGATCGCGGCCTCGATGCGCGCGCGGTCGTCGGGGTGCACGCTGGCCAGGAAGGAGCGCGGGTCGGCGTACAGGCTCTCGGCGCTGCGCCCGAACATCCCGGCGTAGGCGGGCGAGACGTACAGCGTGTTCCCCGCCGCATCGTCCACGTAGAAGGTCTGGGCGATGTTGTCGACGAGCAGCGACAGCATCTCGCCCTGGTCGCGGAGCGCGTCCTCGGCGCGGCGGCGCTCGGTGGTCTCCTGGACGACGGCGAGCACGCCGGCGACCCGGCCGCCCACGTGCAGCGGAAAGTAGCCGGCGGTGAAGGTGCGGGGCCGCCCGGCCGGGTATTCGCCGCTCAGCTCCACGTCGGTCACCGGCGCGCCGCTCTCCAGCACGCCGCGGATCACCGCCTCCAGCCCGGCCGTGCCGCCCGGCACGACCTCGGCCAGCCGGCGGCCGAAGTGCGCGGAGACGGGGAGAAGGTTGATCTCCGCCATCCGCGCGTTCACCCGCACGAAGCGCAGCTCGCGGTCGAACAGCGCCACGCCGGCCCCGGCGGTGCGCAGGAGCAGGTCCAGCAGCGCGTCGGCGTGCTCCGCGGGAAGGTCGGGAAGGCCGGGAACGGCGTCGCGGCCGCGGTCGGACTCGGGCGGGGCGGTGAGAGCCTGCGGCTCGTCCATCGGGAAGGCTGGGAGGAGGGTGCTGGCCGGGCGGTGCGCCGCGCGGCATCTCCAAAATTGGCCGAATGTTTTGCGCCGCGCAACGACGGGCATCGCTGGATCTCACGCGGAGACGCGGAGACGCGGGGACTGATCGCCGGGTTGAGTTCCCTGCGTCTCCGCGTCTCCGCGTGAGATCTTTCGTATCGTTCGAAACGCACGAAAAGTCCTCCCGCGCGTGGCGGCCCGGACGGGTGGTTTTCGCCAGCGCCGCAAAGGGTTAGATTGTCGGCCGATCGTGCAGTCGGCGGCGCCCCGCGAGGGCGCCGCTTCGCTTGACGGCAGGTTCTCCGACCCGATCCCGGCCTCAGATCATGGTGGTTCCCAGCACGGCGGACGAGTTCGACGCCGTCGTCGTCGGCAGCGGCTTCGGCGGGTGCATGGCCGCGCTCGAGCTGGTCGACGCCGGGTGGCGCGTGCTGATGCTGGAGCGCGGCGGCTGGGTGGAGCGCGGCCCGCACAACTGGACCGGCGAGGGCGCCTTCGTCCGCACGCCGTACTACGCCGCCGACACCGCGTTCGACCTCCGCCACGCGTCGCAGGTCTCCTCGCAGAACCTCTGCACCTGCGTGGGCGGGCCGTCCGTGTTCTACGGGGGCGCCAGCTTCCGCTTCCGCGAGCGCGACTTCGACGCCGCGCCGGAGATCGTGGGCGGCACCGGCGCCGCGTGGCCGGTGGACTACGCGGCGCTGGAGCCCTTCTACACCCGCGCCGAGCGGCTGCTGGGCGTGGCGGGCGAGGCAGGCGTGGACCCGACGGAGCCGCCGCGCAGCGCGCCGTATCCCCAACCGCCGTCGCGGCTCAGCGGTGCGTCACGGCGGATGGCCGAGGCCATGCGGTCGCTGGGGCTGCACCCCTTCCGCATCCCCCTGGCGATCAACCACGCGGCCGCCGAGGGTGCGGTGTGCCAGGCGTGCACCACCTGCGACACCTTCGCCTGCGCCGTCTCGGCCAAGAACGACCTGGCCGTGCGCGTCCTCCCGCACCTGCTGGCGGGGGGGATGGAGATCCGCCCCGGCACCGTCGCCACCCGCGTGCTGGTGGACGGTGAGCGTGCCACGGGCGTGGAGTGCGTGGACAAGGCGAGCGGGGAGAAGATGGTGTTCCGCGCGGGGACGGTCGTCCTCGCGGCGGGGGCGCTGGCCACGCCGCACCTGCTGCTCGCGTCGGGGCTGGAGAAGATGAATCCCGCGGGCGACGCCGTCGGGCGCTACCTGATGCGGCACTGCAACGCGATGACCTTCGGCGTCTTCCCGCGCCGCCCGAACCCGGAGAACGAGCACCACAAGCAGATGGCGGTGCACGACTTCTACTTCGGGTCGCCCGAGCCGGGCGCGCCCGCCGGGCCGCTGGGGAACATGCAGCAGATCATGGGTCCGCAGCCGTCGCTCATCGGCCACGTCCTCCCGAAGTGGATGAAGTGGGCGGTGCGGCTGGCCGAGGTCCCCGCCAGCCGGCTGACGGGAATCCTCTCCATCGCCGAGGACCAGCCGCGCGCAGAGAACCGCGTCCGCCTGGACCCCGAGCGGACCGACGCGTACGGGGTGCCGCGGATGGTGGTGGAGCACGACTACACCGCGCGCGACCTGGCCGCGCGCCGCTTCATGATCCGCAAGGCGAAGCAGATCCTCCGCCGCGCGGGCGCCCTCTTCTGCGTGAACTGGGACGTGAGCACCTTCTCGCACGCCGTCGGCACCGTCCGCATGGGCGAAGACGAATCCACCTCGCCGCTCGATTCCGAGTGCCGCTTCCGCGGGGTCGAGGGGCTGTACGTGACCGACGGGAGCGTCTTCCCCACCTCCGCCGGGGTGAACCCCAGCCTCACCATCGCCGCGAACGCGCTGCGCGTGGGGCGGCTGATCGCGCGCGGCGCCGGGGTGGCGGCCGCGGCGGCGGGAGGGAACGGCTGATGGCGGAAGCGAAGGGGCTGGGGATCGCCTTCCTGGGGTGCGGCTACGCGGCCACCATCCACGCCAGGCGCCTGAAGTCGTTCCCCGGCGTGCGAATGTACTTCGCCAGCCGCGACCGTGCGAAGGCCGGGGCGTTCGCGCGGAAGTGGGGCGGCGCGGGCGCGTTCGGGTCGTACGAGGAGGCGATCGGCGATCCCGGGGTCGACGCCGCGCTGGTGCTGACGCCGCCGCATCTCCACCTGGAGCTGACGCTGGCCGCGCTGGAGGCGGGAAAGCACGCGGTGGTCGAGAAGCCGCCCTTCCTGCGCGCGGCCGACTTCGACACCGTCCGCGCCGCGAAGGAGCGCGCCGGGCGGCGGGTGATGATCGCCGAGAACTACTTCTACAAGCCGCTGGCCGAGGCGCTGCGCGAGGCCATCGCCTCCGGCGCGCTGGGCGAGGTGCGCATCGTCACCGTGAACGCGCTGAAGCAGCAGAAGGTGGCGGACTGGCGCGGCGACGTGGCGGTGAGCGGCGGCGGCGCGCTGTACGAGGGCGGCATCCACTGGGTGAACTTCTTCGCCAACCTGGGGATGGAGGTCGCCGGCGTGCAGGCCTTCCGCCCCGGCGGCGACGACGGCACGCCGGACCGCTCGATGGTGGTGGGCTTCACCTACGCCAATGGCGCCGTGGGAACGCTCTACTACAGCTGGGAGATGCCGGTGCTGATGAAGGGGCTGCACCTTTCCGCCGTCTACGGCACCGAGGGCGTGGCCACCTTCGAGAGCAACGGCATCTTCCTCATGCTCCGCGGCCGCCGGCGGTCGCTGGGCCCCAAGCTGGCCGACGTGGCCGGCTACGCGGGGATGTGGCGCGACTTCGTCCCCGCGCTGATGGAGAACCGCGAGCCGCGGTTCGATTTCGACAAGGCCCGGCGCGACCTGGTGCTGACCGAGGCCGCCTACGCTTCACTCCGGCGGGACCTTTCCGTCCCCCACCTCAACCCATAGAACCGTTGCCGATGACCATCCTGATCGGGCTGCTGGCGGGCGCCCACACCTCCAGCTGGGGGATGTACAAGGACGCGCCGCACGAGGGCTTCACCTTTCCCAAGTATTTCCGCAGCATCATCGTGGCCACGCTGGTGGCGCTGGGGATCGAGCGCTTCACCGGCTTCGGGCCGGACTCGTTCTCGCACGCCGCCGTGTTCTTCGGGATGGTGTACGCGGGCGAGCGGCTGGTGGTGGAGCTGTGGAAGACCTTCATCCGCGAGGAAGACCAGAGCAAGTACTTCATCCCCATGCAGTTCGGGGTGTTCGGCAAGCCGATCAAAAGCCGCGGCGTGCGCTGGGCCATCCTGGCGGCGGTGGTCGCGGTGATCGTGCTCACCGTCTGGGGGGTGACGCGGCTGCAGATGGCGTATCCCGACGCGCCGAAGTGGGCGGTGCTGCTGCTGGCCAGCGCGGGCGGGTGGTTCAGCGCCTTCGGCGGGGCGTGGAAGGACGCGCCGGTGGAGGGGTTCGAGACCTTCAAGTTCTTCCGCAGCCCGTTCATCGCCATGACGTGGAGCACGGTGATGAGCTTCTTCACCCACAACTGGGTTTTCATGGGGCTGGCGGGGATCGGGTTCACCGTGGCCACCATCGAGACGTACAAGACCTTCTTCTTCCCCAACAAGCCGCGCGGCAAGTTCGCCGGCAAGCCGATCCTGTACCCGCAGATCCTGGAGAAGCGGAAGATCGTGGCCGTGCTCTACGCCTGCATCTGGCTGGCCGTCGCCACCATGCTGGTCCTGGGCTTCGTCAACCCGCACGACGGCGTCCTGCCGTAACCCGCATCCGCGGCACGAAAAGACGAAGGGGCGGGCACGCGATCGTGCCTGCCCCCTTCGCTTTCTTTCCAAATCACGTGCTGCGGCGCCGATAGATCCTTCGGCCTGCAACCTCCCGTCTAGACGCTGGTTATGGTGTGGTCGGCCTGAATAGAAAGTTCGCGGCCTTGCCCCTCACCGGC of Longimicrobium sp. contains these proteins:
- a CDS encoding LytTR family DNA-binding domain-containing protein, with translation MSEPMRVVVADDEPLARRRVLRLLREHDDQVDVVAVCESGAQAVEAIRETRPDLVFLDVQMPEMDGFEVLEHLGGELPAVIFVTAHDRYALRAFEVHALDYLLKPFDVERFNQALERGRTQLESRAADGPNRLVSLLEELARDRNGHAAATPGRRYLDWVMVKVRGKVEFLRTADIDWVEAEGNYVRLHTGTKGYLIREKIGMLEERLDPDRFLRVHRSAIVQLDRVAELHPMAAGDGILILRDGSEVKLSRGYRKRLLDRVPEYA
- a CDS encoding sensor histidine kinase: MPEPSPAPRVARRFPRARWLFLFWTAVGLFFGARPFINRSLFGVPKDPSLLSFVGNLADAYYWGLFCFPIFWLGLRFRFTRRGWPLALAVHVSAALAIGVFSVVFNRALGNALWPGDPGSFFMYFRTAFYYDMQWYLVIVGAAYAFDYYRRYRDREVHGVRMDERLAEARLEALKMQIQPHFLFNTLHTISELVHEDPHAAERMIARLGDLLRLTVDNAQTHEVPLAQEMEFLEAYLEIQRTRFHDRLEVMVNVDPDTRDALVPNLVLQPLVENAIRHGTASLGGQGRILVKTVREDGRLRMEVHDNGRGPQPETRPRQRQGVGVRNTRARLEQMYGARGRLELTHCPIGGTIAAVEIPFRRAETDPAAALPVEVAA
- a CDS encoding GAF domain-containing protein; this encodes MDEPQALTAPPESDRGRDAVPGLPDLPAEHADALLDLLLRTAGAGVALFDRELRFVRVNARMAEINLLPVSAHFGRRLAEVVPGGTAGLEAVIRGVLESGAPVTDVELSGEYPAGRPRTFTAGYFPLHVGGRVAGVLAVVQETTERRRAEDALRDQGEMLSLLVDNIAQTFYVDDAAGNTLYVSPAYAGMFGRSAESLYADPRSFLASVHPDDRARIEAAIPRARTGTLDLHYRIVRPDGTVRRVRDRLFPVFGGDGRVVRSAGIVEDVTLEHEVLETERLLAEAGQVLSASLDLDATLRRTVDLLVPRFGDFCVVMLKGEDGVFRAAAWRHADTGMEARLDEMMATFHPLPGDGTHIGAALATGEPAWVHVTPEHVASVAAVDPGLRLAATVRPASSVIAPLAARGETVGVMLVSMATQTGRRHTEAEYRALREVAHRAALALENARLYQAEQHARHAAEEAAGRVARLQALTAALSGAMTAADVGRVVLERGLEVFGAYAGGVAVVTEDGAALELIATAGYPEGMTRPFARVPLDSGVPMARAARTRGPVLVDEASTGYPAMERTAARLALPLAVDQRVVGTLALSFEIGQAPGDAELAFFATVAQQCAQALDRVRLHEAGQRARAASEAAERRASFLAETSRLLAATLDAEETLEAVARAAVPGLADWCAVDLVGDPDSAAWPPVVRRVVVAHQDPAKVEWARRLAERNPPHWSADAGLPRVLRTGEPAFHPAITDNMLVAAARDPEHLALLREVGFSSLIIVPLVARGRTLGAITLCHTESGRRYDEADLAMAGSLARRAGAALDNARLYGAEQAARAAAETAAERTRRLQSITAALAQASTPAGAARAVLEQGIAALGATAGGLSMLTPAGDALELVAIEGFTMDTADRNGWLRFPLNAPLAACEAVRRREVVFLRSLDEWRLHYPIAAELMQRSGLHAYAVAPLEVEGRALGALGFNFRDAREFTAEDEAFVTAIARQAAQALERARLFAAEHDARAAAERSAAAARRLQGVTAALSEAATPREVAEVIVVNGAEALGAAGGSLALLEPGTAGFRMLASTGYPESVAHAYEHFPVQPGRPVSDAVLTGTPVLLETVDEVAARFPGVAEALRATGFEAYAAIPIYRGDIPLAGLSFSFRGPHRFSGEERAFLRTLAGQAGQALERSRLYEAERAARAAAEAAAARALRLQRLAADLSEAATPADVARVVVDHGAAELGADTAKFATLSADGTELETLAMRGFGPAAAARWARFPVVPGRPLSDAVLTRRPVLISTPDEVRGRYPEAVGLAERERYEAYAAVPVSGGDRVLGGLSFGFRRARELGADQRTFLLTLAELASQAFERARAYEAERHARADAEGANRAKTEFLAVMSHELRTPLNAIAGYAELMAMGIRGPVTPEQAEDLGRIQRSQRHLLGLINDVLNFARIEAGRVELHLADVGVDAALAEVESLVAPQLRERGLVYRYLGADPRLRVRADAEKLRQVLLNVLSNAVKFTSQGGSVTLEAHAAADAVHVRVTDTGMGIPPDRLESIFEPFVQLGRNLTSRHEGTGLGLAISRDLARAMGGDLAAASTVGSGSTFTLTLPRSADGEA
- a CDS encoding GMC family oxidoreductase, with protein sequence MVVPSTADEFDAVVVGSGFGGCMAALELVDAGWRVLMLERGGWVERGPHNWTGEGAFVRTPYYAADTAFDLRHASQVSSQNLCTCVGGPSVFYGGASFRFRERDFDAAPEIVGGTGAAWPVDYAALEPFYTRAERLLGVAGEAGVDPTEPPRSAPYPQPPSRLSGASRRMAEAMRSLGLHPFRIPLAINHAAAEGAVCQACTTCDTFACAVSAKNDLAVRVLPHLLAGGMEIRPGTVATRVLVDGERATGVECVDKASGEKMVFRAGTVVLAAGALATPHLLLASGLEKMNPAGDAVGRYLMRHCNAMTFGVFPRRPNPENEHHKQMAVHDFYFGSPEPGAPAGPLGNMQQIMGPQPSLIGHVLPKWMKWAVRLAEVPASRLTGILSIAEDQPRAENRVRLDPERTDAYGVPRMVVEHDYTARDLAARRFMIRKAKQILRRAGALFCVNWDVSTFSHAVGTVRMGEDESTSPLDSECRFRGVEGLYVTDGSVFPTSAGVNPSLTIAANALRVGRLIARGAGVAAAAAGGNG
- a CDS encoding Gfo/Idh/MocA family oxidoreductase produces the protein MAEAKGLGIAFLGCGYAATIHARRLKSFPGVRMYFASRDRAKAGAFARKWGGAGAFGSYEEAIGDPGVDAALVLTPPHLHLELTLAALEAGKHAVVEKPPFLRAADFDTVRAAKERAGRRVMIAENYFYKPLAEALREAIASGALGEVRIVTVNALKQQKVADWRGDVAVSGGGALYEGGIHWVNFFANLGMEVAGVQAFRPGGDDGTPDRSMVVGFTYANGAVGTLYYSWEMPVLMKGLHLSAVYGTEGVATFESNGIFLMLRGRRRSLGPKLADVAGYAGMWRDFVPALMENREPRFDFDKARRDLVLTEAAYASLRRDLSVPHLNP